The genomic interval CTACGAGCGGTTTACCGCGTCGTCGTTCGTTAACTCAGACGTGACGGCGGGCGATGTGGCCGAGGGCGAAGATCCAGCAGTCCGCGCGGCGGCCATTGATGCGCTGGGCAATATGAACGGTACGGTGGTCGCGATCGATCCGATGAGCGGCCGCATCCTGACGATGGTGAACCAGAAGATGGCGCTGGCGGAAGGCGCCGAGCCGTGCTCGACCATCAAGCTGTCGGTCGCACTGGCCGCCTTGAGCGAGAACATCGTCACCAAGGACACGAAGGTCTCGCTGAGCAAGCGGGTATCGTTGAACCTGACCGAGGCGCTGGCGCACTCCAACAACCAGTACTTCGAAGCGCTCGGCCGGCGCATGGGATTCGAGAAGGTCAGCTACTACGCGCACCAGTTCGGACTGGGCGAGATGGCCGGATGGAACATCCCGGGAGAGCACCTGGGCGTGTATCCGTCGGAAGAGCTGGACCCCAAGCTGGGCGGCGTGGGCCGCATGTGCTCGTTTGGCGAAAGCATCTCGATGACGCCGCTGCAACTGGGCGCGATGGTTTCCGCCATCGCCAACGGCGGAACGCTGTACTACCTGCAGCACGTGACCTCGGCAGCCGAACTTTCCAGCTTTGAACCCAAGGTGAAGCGCTACCTCGACATCGCCAACGTGATCCCGGAGATGATGCCGGGCATGACCGCCGCGGTGGAGTACGGCACGGCGCGCAGCGTCCGCTGGAACTTCAGCGAAGAACAGATCCTGGGCAAGACCGGCACCTGCTCCAACAACGGCACGCGCTATGGCTGGTTCGCGTCGTATGCGAACACCCAGTACGGCAAGATCGTGACCGTGGTCTTCCTCGAGGGCGGACGCCCGACTTTCGGACCCAAGGCAGCGGAGATTGCCGGGAAGATGTATCGCAAGCTCTACGACGGCTCGTACTTCGCCGGCAAGACATCGGTGCAGTCAGAGCGCTCGGGCACGGCGGTGGGAGTTTCGCAGTAAAGCCGGCGCAAGGCTTCAGGCGCAAGGCATAAGGCCTCCGGACACGGAGGTCTTTTTCTTGCTCGTGAGTTTTGATGAGGTGTCATCCAGAGCGCAGCGAAGGATCCACGCATTTCTTGACGCAACACATGGATCCTCCGTTGGACTGGCGTCCTCCTCAGGATGACATTTCTATGAATGCGGCGGAGTTTAGAGAGACTGCACCGGGATCGCCGTCACGTCCTCGATCAACCCGACTTCTTTCTGGACGAACGGCTCCGCGTATTTAACCCCGGCGAGCAAACCGTAAAACTTCGCCATGATTTCCACGCGGTCGCGGATTTCCGCCTGCTGCGGGAAAAGGCCGGTGCCTTCCTGCTGGTCCGTGTATTGGGACTTGTAGGCCATCAGGGAGGCGAAGCGCGCTTCGAACTGGTCGCTGATGTCCACGACGAACGTGGGGCGCACGTCGAAATAGAGGCTGGCGTAGATGATCTTGAACGGCCGGTGCGGCTCGCCTTCGATATCGAGCTTCTTCAGTCCAGCCATGAAACAGGCTTCGTAGCCGAGCGTGGA from Candidatus Binatia bacterium carries:
- a CDS encoding penicillin-binding transpeptidase domain-containing protein, coding for MKNQSPITNALLVIVAVALLCLTAAAATISTKGLKKKPVKVTENTKTQKQIASRTSSRTTAKRASKKKTRRVSQFQWVNGHRLKRNRYYERFTASSFVNSDVTAGDVAEGEDPAVRAAAIDALGNMNGTVVAIDPMSGRILTMVNQKMALAEGAEPCSTIKLSVALAALSENIVTKDTKVSLSKRVSLNLTEALAHSNNQYFEALGRRMGFEKVSYYAHQFGLGEMAGWNIPGEHLGVYPSEELDPKLGGVGRMCSFGESISMTPLQLGAMVSAIANGGTLYYLQHVTSAAELSSFEPKVKRYLDIANVIPEMMPGMTAAVEYGTARSVRWNFSEEQILGKTGTCSNNGTRYGWFASYANTQYGKIVTVVFLEGGRPTFGPKAAEIAGKMYRKLYDGSYFAGKTSVQSERSGTAVGVSQ
- a CDS encoding bacillithiol biosynthesis deacetylase BshB1; translated protein: STLGYEACFMAGLKKLDIEGEPHRPFKIIYASLYFDVRPTFVVDISDQFEARFASLMAYKSQYTDQQEGTGLFPQQAEIRDRVEIMAKFYGLLAGVKYAEPFVQKEVGLIEDVTAIPVQSL